One Vespa crabro chromosome 4, iyVesCrab1.2, whole genome shotgun sequence DNA segment encodes these proteins:
- the LOC124423552 gene encoding transcription factor Sp4-like isoform X1: protein MKRSVDGRNITQEEIDEHDPLQTQSSQQQDEAEQQQLDQQQQTAQPQIRFLSTNMLQQLQQQQQQDVQQQAQQQQQQPQVITLQQLQNFVPLQAQQAQHDQQRTQAISVQSLPQQFLQSAQILGTQAQAALQQQQQQAQHQAQQQTPQPQQQQQQQLSYNVIPQMQTVNIDGQEALFIPCSAMSGAGAHHQTQPTMQFATANGQQVQLASQQVQLANGQTIITPQPVSLIRAPGVFPASIIQNIAGQTVQLPTGQSVQVRPLQFPMQHVQQTVPVQVPVTASNGQTVYQTVHFPVQALLSVFNMPATQMIPQITQQIPQVAQIITPNGQIQQVQIANLPQLQSLQSQQVTQMAQQVAQQQAQQQVVQQQAAQQQVVQSVQQQQQAVQAQVQQQQQQQQQQQVQQVVQVIQQQQQQQQQQQQQQQQQQQQQQVQQVQQSSTPASTVATWSTTVTTPSNVQVLGIGSLARPMPANSSVITTKDGQKIDVQTLTALARPPETVEGDIKLTNIDASQLANQIIHIPTAQSAQTTVQPNTITGAQGQQLTLIPASALANLTAQQGNMMRSVGSGSIMQLQPAAGMNTTNGFLQSIPVQNIPGLGSVQVIPASALQPATVQALPTAAAAPIVAAPTVQLDSSDPTKWQILQTLHPNGTITTPTPTSHQHQITTATNSTVDTDSNKQHRRRVACTCPNCGDGDRNRDMTRKRQHVCHIAGCNKVYGKTSHLRAHLRWHTGERPFVCSWIFCGKKFTRSDELQRHRRTHTGEKRFQCPECTKKFMRSDHLTKHIKTHTKIRSTEAATSTQEGSSDSQSSAEEKIIIALHKTETEQTGIILSEPMDDIKSDSIKHITNE from the exons ATGAAGCGCAGTGTTGATGGGAGAAATATCACTCAA GAAGAGATTGATGAGCATGATCCTTTACAAACACAATCTTCTCAACAACAAGATGAAGCTGAACAGCAGCAATTAGATCAACAACAGCAAACGGCTCAACCACAAATTAGATTTTTAAGTACGAATATGTTACAACAAttacagcaacaacaacaacaagatgTTCAGCAGCAAgcgcagcagcaacaacagcaaccgCAAGTTATTACTTTACAACAACTGCAAAATTTTGTGCCTTTACAAGCCCAACAAGCCCAACATGATCAACAAAGGACACAAGCAATTTCTGTACAATCTTTGCCCCAACAGTTTTTACAg aGTGCTCAAATACTTGGTACTCAAGCTCAAGCAGCGCttcagcaacagcaacagcaagcCCAACATCAGGCACAACAGCAAACGCCACAGccacaacagcaacaacagcaacaacttAGTTACAATGTTATACCACAAATGCAGACTGTAAATATTGATGGCCAAGAAGCTTTGTTCATTCCATGTTCTGCAATGTCAGGTGCTGGTGCTCATCATCAAACACAGCCTACAATGCAATTTGCTACTGCTAATGGGCAGCAAGTACAACTTGCCAGTCAACAAGTGCAATTGGCTAATGGTCAGACTATTATAACTCCACAACCTGTCAGTCTCATAAGAGCTCCTGGCGTATTTCCTGCTTctattattcaaaatattgCTGGACAGACAGTTCAATTGCCTACAG GACAAAGCGTTCAAGTAAGGCCATTACAATTTCCTATGCAACATGTTCAGCAAACTGTGCCTGTTCAAGTTCCAGTCACTGCCAGTAATGGACAAACTGTTTATCAAACTGTGCACTTTCCTGTTCAAGCTTTGTTAAGTGTCTTTAATATGCCAGCTACACAAATGATACCACAAATTACCCAA CAAATTCCTCAAGTGGCTCAAATTATTACACCCAATGGACAGATTCAACAAGTTCAAATTGCAAATTTACCACAACTTCAAAGCTTACAA AGTCAGCAGGTAACACAAATGGCTCAACAAGTTGCTCAACAGCAAGCACAACAACAGGTTGTACAACAGCAAGCAGCACAACAACAAGTTGTACAATCAgtacagcagcaacaacaagcTGTACAAGCGCAAGttcagcagcaacaacagcagcagcaacaacaacaggtACAACAAGTTGTACAAGTAatacaacagcaacagcagcagcagcaacaacagcagcagcagcaacagcagcaacaacaacaacagcaagtTCAACAAGTCCAACAATCGTCCACACCAGCTTCTACGGTAGCAACTTGGAGTACAACTGTTACAACTCCAAGTAATGTTCAG gtACTTGGTATTGGTTCACTTGCAAGACCTATGCCAGCAAACAGTAGTGTAATTACTACAAAGGATGGACAGAAGATTGACGTTCAGACATTAACTGCTTTAGCAAGACCACCTGAAACAGTTGAAGgtgatataaaattaacaaatatagaTGCAAGTCAATTGGCTAATCAAATTATACATATTCCAACTGCACAATCTGCGCAAACTACAGTTCAACCAAACACGATAACAG GTGCGCAAGGTCAACAGCTTACTTTAATTCCTGCGTCTGCTCTAGCAAATTTAACCGCTCAACAAGGAAATATGATGAGAAGCGTTGGTAGTGGGAGTATAATGCAATTACAACCTGCTGCTGGAATGAATACTACAAATGGTTTTCTTCAGTCCATACCTGTACAAAATATTCCAGGTTTAGGAAGTGTCCAAGTAATACCTGCAAGCGCGTTGCAACCTGCTACTGTGCAAGCTTTACCTACTGCTGCTGCAGCACCTATTGTTGCTGCTCCAACTGTACAACTAGACTCAAGCGATCCAACTAAATGGCAAATCCTACAAACATTGCATCCAAATGGAACGATCACAACACCAACTCCGACATCACATCAACATCAAATAACAACTGCAACAAATTCAACTGTAGACACAGATTCTAATAAACAGCATCGAAGAAGAGTAGCCTGTACATGTCCTAATtgtggtgatggtgatag AAATAGGGACATGACTCGAAAACGTCAACATGTTTGTCACATTGCCGGTTGTAATAAAGTTTATGGAAAAACAAGTCATCTTCGGGCTCATTTAAGATGGCACACAGGAGAACGACCATTTGTTTGCAGTTGGATATTCTgtggaaaaaaatttacaagatCAGACGAATTACAACGGCATCGTAGGACACATACTGGAGAGAAACGATTCCAGTGTCCTGAGTGCACGAAAAAGTTCATGCGATCAGATCATCTGACAAAGCATATTAAAACACATACAAAAATTCGTAGTACG GAAGCTGCTACCTCCACTCAGGAAGGTTCATCTGATAGCCAGTCTTCcgcagaagaaaaaataataatagcacttCATAAAACAGAAACAGAACAGACAGGAATTATTTTATCAGAACCAATGGATGATATAAAAAGTGATTCGATCAAACATATAACAAACgaataa
- the LOC124423552 gene encoding transcription factor Sp3-like isoform X2, translating into MKRSVDGRNITQEEIDEHDPLQTQSSQQQDEAEQQQLDQQQQTAQPQIRFLSTNMLQQLQQQQQQDVQQQAQQQQQQPQVITLQQLQNFVPLQAQQAQHDQQRTQAISVQSLPQQFLQSAQILGTQAQAALQQQQQQAQHQAQQQTPQPQQQQQQQLSYNVIPQMQTVNIDGQEALFIPCSAMSGAGAHHQTQPTMQFATANGQQVQLASQQVQLANGQTIITPQPVSLIRAPGVFPASIIQNIAGQTVQLPTGQSVQVRPLQFPMQHVQQTVPVQVPVTASNGQTVYQTVHFPVQALLSVFNMPATQMIPQITQQIPQVAQIITPNGQIQQVQIANLPQLQSLQSQQVTQMAQQVAQQQAQQQVVQQQAAQQQVVQSVQQQQQAVQAQVQQQQQQQQQQQVQQVVQVIQQQQQQQQQQQQQQQQQQQQQQVQQVQQSSTPASTVATWSTTVTTPSNVQVLGIGSLARPMPANSSVITTKDGQKIDVQTLTALARPPETVEGAQGQQLTLIPASALANLTAQQGNMMRSVGSGSIMQLQPAAGMNTTNGFLQSIPVQNIPGLGSVQVIPASALQPATVQALPTAAAAPIVAAPTVQLDSSDPTKWQILQTLHPNGTITTPTPTSHQHQITTATNSTVDTDSNKQHRRRVACTCPNCGDGDRNRDMTRKRQHVCHIAGCNKVYGKTSHLRAHLRWHTGERPFVCSWIFCGKKFTRSDELQRHRRTHTGEKRFQCPECTKKFMRSDHLTKHIKTHTKIRSTEAATSTQEGSSDSQSSAEEKIIIALHKTETEQTGIILSEPMDDIKSDSIKHITNE; encoded by the exons ATGAAGCGCAGTGTTGATGGGAGAAATATCACTCAA GAAGAGATTGATGAGCATGATCCTTTACAAACACAATCTTCTCAACAACAAGATGAAGCTGAACAGCAGCAATTAGATCAACAACAGCAAACGGCTCAACCACAAATTAGATTTTTAAGTACGAATATGTTACAACAAttacagcaacaacaacaacaagatgTTCAGCAGCAAgcgcagcagcaacaacagcaaccgCAAGTTATTACTTTACAACAACTGCAAAATTTTGTGCCTTTACAAGCCCAACAAGCCCAACATGATCAACAAAGGACACAAGCAATTTCTGTACAATCTTTGCCCCAACAGTTTTTACAg aGTGCTCAAATACTTGGTACTCAAGCTCAAGCAGCGCttcagcaacagcaacagcaagcCCAACATCAGGCACAACAGCAAACGCCACAGccacaacagcaacaacagcaacaacttAGTTACAATGTTATACCACAAATGCAGACTGTAAATATTGATGGCCAAGAAGCTTTGTTCATTCCATGTTCTGCAATGTCAGGTGCTGGTGCTCATCATCAAACACAGCCTACAATGCAATTTGCTACTGCTAATGGGCAGCAAGTACAACTTGCCAGTCAACAAGTGCAATTGGCTAATGGTCAGACTATTATAACTCCACAACCTGTCAGTCTCATAAGAGCTCCTGGCGTATTTCCTGCTTctattattcaaaatattgCTGGACAGACAGTTCAATTGCCTACAG GACAAAGCGTTCAAGTAAGGCCATTACAATTTCCTATGCAACATGTTCAGCAAACTGTGCCTGTTCAAGTTCCAGTCACTGCCAGTAATGGACAAACTGTTTATCAAACTGTGCACTTTCCTGTTCAAGCTTTGTTAAGTGTCTTTAATATGCCAGCTACACAAATGATACCACAAATTACCCAA CAAATTCCTCAAGTGGCTCAAATTATTACACCCAATGGACAGATTCAACAAGTTCAAATTGCAAATTTACCACAACTTCAAAGCTTACAA AGTCAGCAGGTAACACAAATGGCTCAACAAGTTGCTCAACAGCAAGCACAACAACAGGTTGTACAACAGCAAGCAGCACAACAACAAGTTGTACAATCAgtacagcagcaacaacaagcTGTACAAGCGCAAGttcagcagcaacaacagcagcagcaacaacaacaggtACAACAAGTTGTACAAGTAatacaacagcaacagcagcagcagcaacaacagcagcagcagcaacagcagcaacaacaacaacagcaagtTCAACAAGTCCAACAATCGTCCACACCAGCTTCTACGGTAGCAACTTGGAGTACAACTGTTACAACTCCAAGTAATGTTCAG gtACTTGGTATTGGTTCACTTGCAAGACCTATGCCAGCAAACAGTAGTGTAATTACTACAAAGGATGGACAGAAGATTGACGTTCAGACATTAACTGCTTTAGCAAGACCACCTGAAACAGTTGAAG GTGCGCAAGGTCAACAGCTTACTTTAATTCCTGCGTCTGCTCTAGCAAATTTAACCGCTCAACAAGGAAATATGATGAGAAGCGTTGGTAGTGGGAGTATAATGCAATTACAACCTGCTGCTGGAATGAATACTACAAATGGTTTTCTTCAGTCCATACCTGTACAAAATATTCCAGGTTTAGGAAGTGTCCAAGTAATACCTGCAAGCGCGTTGCAACCTGCTACTGTGCAAGCTTTACCTACTGCTGCTGCAGCACCTATTGTTGCTGCTCCAACTGTACAACTAGACTCAAGCGATCCAACTAAATGGCAAATCCTACAAACATTGCATCCAAATGGAACGATCACAACACCAACTCCGACATCACATCAACATCAAATAACAACTGCAACAAATTCAACTGTAGACACAGATTCTAATAAACAGCATCGAAGAAGAGTAGCCTGTACATGTCCTAATtgtggtgatggtgatag AAATAGGGACATGACTCGAAAACGTCAACATGTTTGTCACATTGCCGGTTGTAATAAAGTTTATGGAAAAACAAGTCATCTTCGGGCTCATTTAAGATGGCACACAGGAGAACGACCATTTGTTTGCAGTTGGATATTCTgtggaaaaaaatttacaagatCAGACGAATTACAACGGCATCGTAGGACACATACTGGAGAGAAACGATTCCAGTGTCCTGAGTGCACGAAAAAGTTCATGCGATCAGATCATCTGACAAAGCATATTAAAACACATACAAAAATTCGTAGTACG GAAGCTGCTACCTCCACTCAGGAAGGTTCATCTGATAGCCAGTCTTCcgcagaagaaaaaataataatagcacttCATAAAACAGAAACAGAACAGACAGGAATTATTTTATCAGAACCAATGGATGATATAAAAAGTGATTCGATCAAACATATAACAAACgaataa